The following proteins are co-located in the Primulina tabacum isolate GXHZ01 chromosome 11, ASM2559414v2, whole genome shotgun sequence genome:
- the LOC142519744 gene encoding uncharacterized protein LOC142519744 has translation MVGCYYLCDNRYANVQGFLTPYRRVPYYRDAWGNRTNAPQNYKELFNWRHSKARNVIERAFGLLKKRWAIFRSPSFYLLKTQNRIVMACILLHNFIRAQMPDNLVDEIEDETLSPMPQNENYFIDDFNSSDAWDM, from the coding sequence ATGGTAGGTTGTTACTATTTGTGCGACAACAGATATGCAAACGTCCAGGGATTCTTGACTCCATATAGAAGAGTACCATACTATAGGGATGCTTGGGGCAATCGCACAAATGCTCCACAGAATTATAAAGAACTCTTCAATTGGAGACATAGCAAAGCTAGGAATGTGATTGAAAGAGCTTTTGGCTTGCTTAAGAAAAGATGGGCTATTTTTCGAAGTCCTTCTTTCTACCTACTTAAAACTCAGAACAGAATCGTAATGGCTTGCATTTTGTTACACAATTTCATTCGAGCTCAAATGCCAGATAATCTTGTTGACGAGATTGAAGACGAGACATTAAGCCCAATGCCACAGaatgagaattattttattgatgattttaaTTCCTCCGATGCATGGGATATGTAG